Genomic segment of bacterium:
ACCGGATCTTCCTTGGGAACGCTCGGGCGGAGTCGGCGCTGGGATGGCGTCCGCGGACGTCGCTGGAGGAGGGTCTTCGGCGGACCGTCGAATGGTTCAGGGTGGAAAGGAGCACTCGAACATGATCGACAAGGAGCTGCTGGAAATCCTCGCCTGCCCGGTCTGCAAGGCACCCGTCGTGCAGCGCGACGACCGGATCATCTGCACGAAGTGCGGCCGCCGGTACCCAATCCGCGACGACATCCCGGTGATGCTGGTCGATGAGGCGGAGCAGCCGGCGCCGTAACCCGTGGGCCCGCCCGCGGATGTCGGCGCGGTCGCGGGTCGTGCGGGGTGCGCCGCGGTCCGTGGGGGCGCGCGCGTGATCCGCGGACTCGGGGTGGACATCGTGGAGGTGGACCGCATCCGTCGGGCCATGGCCCGGTGGGGCGAGCCGTTCCTCCACCGGGTATTCACGCCCGCGGAGCTCGCCCGGGGCGGGACGTCCCCCGCCGCGGCGGAGCGGCTCGCCGGCCGCTTCGCGGCGAAGGAGGCCGTGATGAAGGCCCTCGGCCAGGGCCGGCGCGGGGTGGGGTGGCGAGAGATCGAGATCACGACCGATCCGTCGGGCAAGCCGGGGGTCCACCTCAGCGGGCGGGCGGCAGAAATCTCGGATCGTCTGGGCGTGCGCGCCTGGTCGCTCGCGATCTCCCACACCCGCCTGATGGCCATCGCCCAGGCGCTTGCCGAGTGACGGGTCGTCCGCGGCAGAGCGCTCCGTCGGGACTGCGGTGAAGCTGCCCACGCCGTCCGAGATGGCCGGCTTGGAACGGCGCTGCCAGGAGGCGTGCGGGATTTCCGTCGCCGCCCTCATGGAGCAGGCGGGGGCCCGCACGGCCGAGGTGGCGCGCACGCTGCTGCGGATCTCGGGAGGGCGCCGGGTCGTCGTGCTGGTCGGCAAGGGCAACAACGGCGGCGATGGGCTCGTCGCCGCGCGCCACCTCGCCGGCGACGGCCCGACCAGCGTCGTGCTGCTCGCCCCCCGCGAGGAGATCCGAGGGCTCCCCGCGACGCACCTCGAGGCGCTGCGGGAGCGGAGCGTCAGCCTGGAGGACGCGGCCTCGCTGGTCCCTTCGGCTCTTGAGGCTACCCTCGGTGAGGCCGACTTGATCATCGACGCCATCTTCGGGACGGGGTTCCGCGGTCCGGCCGGTGGCCTCCCCGCCCGAGTCATCGAGGCGGCCAACGCCTCGGGCGCGCCGATCCTCGCCGTCGACCTCCCGTCGGGGGTGGATGCGGCCAGCGGGCGGGCCGACCCGCCGTGCATCCGGGCGGCGGCGACGGTCGCGATGGCCCTGCCAAAGGTGGGGACGATGCAGTATCCTGCGGCGGCCCACGCCGGTCACGTATACGTCGCCGATATCGGGATTCCCGATGCCCTCGTGCGTGAGGCCGCGATCCCCACTTCACTGACCACCGCCCGGTGGGTGGATCGAACGCTCCCCCGGCGTCCCGCGGACAGTCACAAGGGCCGGTTCGGTCGGATTGCGATCGTCGCCGGGGCCCGGGGATTCGCCGGCGCCGCCGTCCTCGCCGCCCGGGGGGCGATCCGGGCCGGCGCGGGACTGGTCACCGTGGGACTCCCTGCCTCTCTGGCCGCGATGCTCCCGGCGGCGCTCCCCGAGGCGATGAC
This window contains:
- the acpS gene encoding holo-ACP synthase; this encodes MIRGLGVDIVEVDRIRRAMARWGEPFLHRVFTPAELARGGTSPAAAERLAGRFAAKEAVMKALGQGRRGVGWREIEITTDPSGKPGVHLSGRAAEISDRLGVRAWSLAISHTRLMAIAQALAE
- a CDS encoding Trm112 family protein; this encodes MIDKELLEILACPVCKAPVVQRDDRIICTKCGRRYPIRDDIPVMLVDEAEQPAP
- a CDS encoding NAD(P)H-hydrate dehydratase encodes the protein MKLPTPSEMAGLERRCQEACGISVAALMEQAGARTAEVARTLLRISGGRRVVVLVGKGNNGGDGLVAARHLAGDGPTSVVLLAPREEIRGLPATHLEALRERSVSLEDAASLVPSALEATLGEADLIIDAIFGTGFRGPAGGLPARVIEAANASGAPILAVDLPSGVDAASGRADPPCIRAAATVAMALPKVGTMQYPAAAHAGHVYVADIGIPDALVREAAIPTSLTTARWVDRTLPRRPADSHKGRFGRIAIVAGARGFAGAAVLAARGAIRAGAGLVTVGLPASLAAMLPAALPEAMTRALPETAAGTLSEEAGQAVIEFAAASDVVAVGPGLTTHPEVVALVRRVLPQIERPIVVDADGLNAFEGAAGLLADLPGPLVITPHPGEMARLLGRGVPDVESDRLQSARAAARLVRGIVILKGARSVVASPDGRASIIPTGNPAMATGGMGDVLTGAVAAFLGAGLPPFEAAACAAYLHGLAGNLAAAARGELGLLAHEVADEIPRALADVRSGRVDEGISAVP